DNA from Massilia antarctica:
CGGCCTTGAAAGCGGCTACCGTCTCGTGGCCGCGGCCTTCGGTGGCGAACAGCAGGCGCTTGGCGTCCAGATCGTGAACAACAGTCACATACTGGTGACCGCGCCGAAGGCTGGTCTCGTCGATGCCGATGAGCTTCACGTCGCTCATGTCGTCCTTGCCGCGCGCCACCGCGACGTAATGGCCGACGCTGCGCCACAGGCGATGCGCCGTCACACGCAGCAGCCGGGCGGTCTCGGCCACCGTCATCGTCTGGCACAAGGACATGGCCAGCGCCTCGAAAAGCAAGGTGAAATGACTTCCAGGTCGCGACCACGGCACCTCAATGCGCGAGGTCTTGCCGCAGGAGCGGCAGCGCACGCGCGGTACTTCGGCGTGCACCCAAGCTTCATATTGGAAGAAATCGAGATGTCGCCAGCTGCGCCGCATGCGGCTGTGGATCTTCTGTGCTGGTGTCTCGCAAACGGGGCAGGCCATCTCCTCGCTTTGATAGCGTACTTCGAAATCGATCCGTCGCGCCCCAGTGTCGAGCTTGAATTCAGTCACCTCCCACGGAGCTTGCAAGCCCAGCGCGGTGGTGAACAAGGTTTCCATGCTAATACTCAAACTGCCTTCTCCAGCCGGATACGCCGGCACGCCTGTTATCCATGGTCATCGCCACGGCCTGCCGCGTCGACGACCATGGCCCAGCGTATGCGCCCTACATGCCGTCAAGGGTGCGCTACGCCGGCACGCGCACAACGCGCGCCGCCCTTGACCGCATTCCGGGACGGCAAAAACTCACAGCATAGCCGATGTCAAGTTTCACCGGAAACGTCATTGGGCCAATTTATCTGCCGCCCTTGGGGTGGTGCAAGCGGATATTATTCGGGCGAAGTAAAGAGGTACGATGCAAGAATTTCTCGCATTCTGCCAATATCGGCTCTAATTGATGTGCTTGCCGCCCCCTTTTCAGCAGCCTCGATCTTTCTTGCCAGAAGCTCTTCCATTTTCTGCTTTGCTGCCGGGTATCGTGAAGCTAAAATCCCCCACGTTTGAAAACCGTAGATGCGCCTAAACATCTCAGATGGCAGAAGATCTGGAATCGGATTGTCATGAATCCAAACTAGTGCTTCCAACGCCGCCTCATAATTGCCCTCCCCGATTAGGTCGCATGCACTCATAAAAGTGTCTCTTAACTTTTCCATCTGCAAATGTTGATCCATAACGCAACTCCGTATCGCAAAAGCGATTTAGACCGCACTAATGATCGTAAGTTTCGTAGGAGTGATTTTTCAACCACTTATCTTTTCCGTATCCGTCAACCCACTTCCAATCACCGGAATAGCAGCTCTCCGCGCATCTTTTGTAAAACTTGGTTGCCTCTTGGTAGCATTCTTCCAAGCTTTTTGGGTTGAACATTGTAATGGTGCAAATCCAGTTTTGCTTAAGTGCTGCGGGAACGCACAAATCCGTTACGCACTTCGGCGGGTTTTTGGACCACTCTTCATAGGACTTGGGCGGACCGTCATTTCCGCCACCACCGCCACCACCACCACCTCCTCCGCCGCCCGTTGGAATGCGACGGGGTCCGCCGACAGGCCAGTCGCCTCCGCCGCGAGTTCCCGGCGCTTCAACGATGCAGGGAATCGGACTTTTCTCCTCGCAAATCGGATCGGCTTCGCTCGAATGTTGTCGGTCGATAAGGACTGATATCCCCTTCTCAATGGCGAAAGCGGCTGCGATTTCTTTTTCATTTGGAATGAGCGTCTTTTTTTTAAAAACAATTTTTCGGCCGGTGCCGTTTTCCACGATCGATTGGATATTTCCATTTTCGTCATAGATAGCCGTGATTGCCCTGCCATCGGAATACGTGATTCCTTGGAGGCGACCATTGCGGTCGTAGAGATACGTTCCAACAGTTCCGTCCGGCCGTGTCTCAGACTGAGTTTTACCGTTTACAACCGTACGCTTTGTTTGTAGAGCCATCTGGATAGCTAGCTTAGCAATCGTAGAATCGATTGCTTTTTGTTCCGGCGATACATCCGCCTTGGTTACGGTTAGTGTTTTGGCTTCAACAGGGCTGCTCGCGAAGGCTTCGGCGCTTGCCAGTCCGAATACCCATAAAGCAGAAAAATTTTTTACGTCAATTTCTTGTTCATATCAACTCCCATTCGGATCGTTATGCTTTTAGTCAATAAAAGCTTTTCCGAGCACTGATTTTTATCCTAATAAAACCAACTAAATGGGGGGTGTTCCAGATCAAAAGAATCGGGCGAACTTCTGCCTGTGCGTGATGTCGCACGAGCCTGAGATGCGAGGGCGAGATACGTGGGCTATACTGTATGAATGTACAGCATAGTCAAAAGATTACGAGTTCGCGGGGCGCGTCGGCCCGACCGGGACATATATGCGGACCCTGGCGCTGCCGGCCATCTGACGATGTGCGCGGTAGAGACGTGGCGTGAACTGAAGTTGTTCGCAGTTGGGACGGATGCGCGACCGGAGTCGATCATCCCGGTGCTCTTTGAGCCGCAGCTCGTGGCGATGCACGGGAACAGAATGCTGTTTCGCGGATTGGAGCGGCAAGGCCATCAGCGCGATCCGAATGCGGTGTCCATCATGCAGGAGTAGTCAGTTCAGATCACGAGGGGGGAGGGAAGTTACAGGGTGTAGCTCCGTGCCTGTTTACGGAGTGTGCCCTTGCAAGGGCACACTCCGTAAACAGGCCTGGTCTGAACTCATCGCCTGGTGAAGCAGGGGTTTCACGGAGCATGGCTCCGTGCCTGTGGAACGGTATTCCCTTGCAAGGGCACACTCCGTAAACAGGCCTAGTCTGAACTCATCGCCTGACGCTGACGTTCCATGAATTCCTGTAACGTATCGATGCCGCGCAACTGAAGAATCGTATTTCGAACCGCCGCTTCGAGCAATACAGCGATGTTGCGACCGGCCGCGACGGGAATCACGACTTTGCGAATCGGCAGTCCCAATACATCCTCGGTCGGGAACAAAAACGGCAAGCGCTCGACTTCCTCTTCGAGCGCGCTGCGGCGCACCAGATGGACGATCAGCTTGAGGCGCATCTTGCGCCGCACGGCTGTCTCGCCGAAGATCGCCTTGATATCCAGCAGCCCAAGGCCGCGCACTTCCAGCAGGTTTTGCAGCAGCGCCGGACAGCGTCCTTCGATCATGTTCGGCGCGATGCGCGAGAACTCCACCGCATCGTCGGCCACCAGGCCGTGGCTGCGCGAAATGAGTTCCAGTCCCAGCTCGCTCTTGCCCAGGCCGGAGTCGCCGGTAATCAAAACGCCCACGCCCAACACGTCCATGAACACGCCATGCATGATGATGCGCTGCGCGAGCTTCTTGGACAGGTACACGCGCAGGAAATCGATCACCTGCGCGGCCGGCAGCGGCGTGGAAAACAAGGGGATGTTCTGCTCGTCGCAGATGGCCAGGATATCGGGCGGCGTGTCGAGTCCCTGCGCGATGATCAGCGCCGGCGGCCCGCCGGCAATGAGCTCGCCGATCACGTGGCTGCGCGAGCCGGATTTGAGGCGATGGTAATACGTCAGTTCCTGATGCCCGAATACCTGGATGCGGCCCGGGTGGATCAGGTTCAGGTGGCCCACCTGGTCGGCGGCGGAGGCAACGTCGCCCGAGATGAGGCGTTCGCCGCCCGGAAAGCCGGCGAACCAGCCCAGCTGCAGACTTTCGCGATTGTCGTCGTACAGCCGTTGGATGGTCAGCGGAGTTTGCAGCATGAACGGGTCTTCAGAAAAGTGAGGGCGCCAACGCGCCCGGCACGAGGAAGTTTAACCCAGTGCTTGCAGACTTGGTTGCCAATTGATGATGCGCGAGTGAACCGATTTCGGGTCCGGATCGGTCGCCAGGGCTGTGCGGAAACCGTCGTCGGAAAACATCTCGGCGATCTCGGACAAAATCTCAAGGTGTTGCTGGGTCACATGGTCGGGAATGAGCAGGAAGAACAGCAGGTTGACCGGTTGGCCGTCGGGCGACTCGAACGGAATCGGTTCGAGCAGGCGCACGAAGGCGGCCAGCGGCGCCTTGAGGCTCTTGCTGCCCTTGATGCGGCCGTGCGGCACCGCTACGCCATGGCCGAGCCCGGTCGAGCCGAGACGCTCGCGCGCAAACAGGTTGTCCGAAACGGTCGAGCGGGCAATTCCGCAGTTGTTCTCGAAGATCAGCCCCGCTTGCTCGAAAGCACGCTTCTTGCTGGACACTTCGAGATCAAGCAACACGTTCTCGAGCGATAAAATTTTGCTAAGGTTTGTCATAACGCTGAGTATTGGTGCGATGCACAAGGGTGCTTGCGAGCCAGAATTATAGGCCTGTTTTCCAGCCGTGTAATCGGAATTCGTCGTCGATCCATGTCAAGTCAGCATTGACATTTCGCAAGATGAATAGCGATTCATACAAGCTGTTAAAACGGGCCTCGGGCCGGGTGTTCGAAAATTTGAATTTCCAGTATGAAATTGAGGATTTTGCACACAAATGCCGGTGCTTAACGCAGTTCGCCATTTTTCCTGTGCTCGCTGCCCGTTTTTTCAGCGCGACATGGAGGTCCGCGCTTGTTGTTTTATTATAAAGTTGGTGGCTTTTATCTGTCGCCCGAAAAGCACACTCGTTCCCTTACCGGTCAAGGTATTCCCGCGTAGAAATGCCGTCAAGCGTGCGCGCAGGGGGAAACCGGTCCCCTTGCGCTGCCTCAAAGGTCACTGGCGGGCGGTGCGCAAGTTGGGCGGACGGCCCGAGCTGAAGTTGCTGCGCCATGGGTTGATGTCCAGTCCGCCGCGGCGCGTATAGCGCGCGTATACAGCCAGTTTTTGCGGTGCGCACTGGCGCAGGATGTCGGTAAAAATGCGTTCGACACATTGCTCATGGAATTCATTGTGCTCGCGAAAGCCGATCAGGTATTTCAGCAAGCCTTCCTGTTCGATCTGGGGGCCGACGTAATGGATCTGCACGCTGGCCCAGTCCGGCTGACCGGTCACCAGGCAGTTCGATTTGAGCAGGTGCGAGATGAGTTTTTCCTCGACCGGCGCCTCATCCCTGGCGGCCGTGAGCAGGGCGGGCGAGGGCGAGTACTGGTCGATTTCGACGTCGAGGCGGTCCAGCAGCAAGCCATCGAGTTCGCCCATTTTGACGGTATTGAAGGCGTGCGGTTCGATCAAGGTGATGTGGACCGGGGCGCCGAAGCCGCCCGCCAGGTCTTCGTGCAGCAGGGCCAGCAAGGCGTCGCTGCTGGACAGGCGAGTCTGGTTGAAGGAATTCAGATACAGCTTGAACGATTTCGATTCGACGATGTTGGGCGAGTCGGCCGGCACCGTGATCGTGGCGATCGCCACCTGGGGTTTGCCGCGCATGTTCAGCCACGAGATTTCGTAGGCGTTCCAGATATCGACGCCGAAGAAGGGCAGCGTGCCGGTGAGCTGGAGTTCGTCGCGCTTGCCCTGGCGCGGGATCGGGAACAGCAAGTCCGGCGCGTATTGGGTTTGATAGGCGGAGGTTTTACCCAGAGGGGATAGATCGGCGGTGTTGGTCATATCGATTCAGTTAAATTCAACCACCGTCGTCCCCGTGAAGACGGGGACCCAAGTACGTCGCGCGGTTGCAGACGGCTTGACAAACTTGGGGGGAACGCATGCGTTCCCGCCTGCGCGGGAGCGACGGCGATCAGGTCAGCGAGGGTATGTGCATCACCCCAAAAACATCTTATACACCGGATTGGCACTCTCATCCCAATAGCGGTATCCGAGCGTGGTGAGGAAGGTGCGGAACTCTTCCATTTCTTCGGCCGGCACTTGCAGGCCCACCAGAATCCGTCCCACATCGCCGCCTTGATTGCGGTAATGGAACAGCGAAATATTCCAGTTCGGCGCCATGCTGTCCAGGAAGCGCATCAACGCGCCCGGACGCTCGGGGAATTCGAAACGATACAGCAACTCGTCATGGGCCAAGGCACTCTTGCCTCCCACCAAATGGCGGATGTGCAGCTTGGCCAGCTCATCGTGCGTCAAATCGAGCGTCTTGAAGTCGTTCTGCTCGAAGGTACGCGCCAGCACGCCGGACTCGCCGCGGCTGGCAATCTGCACGCCCACGAACACGTGCGCCTCGGCCGCATCGCTGACCCGGTAGTTAAACTCGGTCACATTGCGCGGCCCGATCAGCGCGCAAAAGCGCTTGAAGCTGCCGCGCTGCTCCGGAATGGTCACGGCGAACACCGCCTCGCGCGCTTCGCCCAGCTCCGCGCGCTCGGCCACGAAACGCAGGCGGTCGAAGTTCATGTTGGCGCCGCAGGCGATCGCCACCAGGGTCTCGCCGCGCACCGGGTTCTTGCTCATCGCCGAACGCTCGACATACGCCTTGGCGCCGGCCACCGCCAGCGCGCCGGAGGGTTCCAGAATCGAGCGCGTGTCCTGGAACACGTCCTTGATCGCCGCGCAGATCGCATCGGTATCGACCAGGATGATCTCATCCACGTACAGCTGCGCCAGGCGGAAGGTCTCTTCGCCGACCAGGCGCACGGCGGTGCCGTCGGCGAACAGGCCGACATCGGGCAGGGTCACGCGCTGGCCAGCTTTCAGGCTGCGCGCCATCGCGTCCGAATCGGTCGACTGCACGCCGATGATCTTGATATCCGGGCGAATCTGCTTGACGTACGCCGCCACCCCGCCGATCAAGCCGCCGCCGCCAATGGCGACAAAAATCGCATGGATCGGGCCCGAATGCTGGCGCAAGATCTCCATGCCCACCGTGCCCTGGCCGGCGATGACGTCCGGATCGTCGAACGGGTGCACAAAGGCGAGGTTCTGTTCTTTTTCCAAGGTCAGCGCGAAGTTATAGGCGTCGGTGTACGAGTCGCCGTGCAAAATCACTTCCACATTGGCGCCGCCGAAGGCCTTGACCGCATCGACCTTCACGCTCGGCGTGGTGGTCGGCATGACGATCACCGCGCGGCAGCCGATCTTGGCGGCGGACATGGCCACGCCTTGCGCGTGATTGCCGGCCGACGCGCAGATCACGCCGCGCTTGAGCTGCGCCGGCGCCAGGTTGGCCATCTTGTTGTACGCGCCCCGCAGCTTGAAACTGAACACGCTCTGCATGTCTTCGCGCTTGAAGTAAATGCGGTTCTCCATGCGCTGCGACAGGATCGGCGCCAATTCGAGCGGCGTTTCGGTGGCGACGTCATAGACGCGGGCGGTCAGGATTTTTTTGAGGTAGTCGATAGTCATAGTCTGCAAACAAAGTGATTCTGGGCCGGAAAATCCGGAACGCGATGCTGTTGACGCTGGACTGTGTTGTCGGTGGATGACCGAGGCTTGCAGTGCGATGCGCGGCTCCGGGTGGCGGGCTCGGCGTATCGTGTCGTTGCAATAGTTTTTCCTCATTATAATGGACGGCTTCAGCAGCCATCAAAGTGCGTCCATGATCGAATCCGCTGTCCTCTGGCTGCTCAAGGTGGTGGCCGCTCCCGCGGTCGGGCTCAGCTCGGTCTTCGTGATAGCATTCATTTCCGCAACACTGCTGCCGCTCGGGTCCGAGCCGGCCGTGTTTGCGGTCATCAAGGCCAATCCAGCCATGTTTTGGCCCGCGATTCTGGTGGCGACCCTGGGCAATACCCTGGGCGGGGCGCTCGACTACTTCATCGGCTACCGCGCCAAGGTCGCTTTTGCGAAAGAGCGCAAGTCGCGCTGGTTCGCCTGGCTGGCGCGCTATGGCGCCAAGACCATGCTGCTGTCGTGGGTGCCCGGGATTGGCGATCCGCTGTGCACACTGGGCGGCTGGCTGCATTTGCCGTTCTGGCCTAGCATCGGCTATATGGCGGTCGGCAAATTCGCGCGCTACCTGACCATGACTACCGGGCTGCTATATGTGCCGGACAGTTTCTGGAAGGGGCTGGGCGAGACCTTGTCCAATTTCTGGCACATGCTTTTTTAGCGATACCCTGCGCTTCGTCGTTCCCGCGCAGCCTCCAGTTTCAAGGAAACTCCTCAAATCTCTTGGAACTGTGCAAAGTCAGAGGCCAGTTCCAAATGGCGCTAACTTATGCTCCGTCTTTCCCGCGCAGGCGGGAATCCATAGCACCTTCGCTCAGTTGAGGTGCTATGGGTTCTCGTCTACGCGGGAACGACGGTTTTGAGGCCTGTGGTCGCAAAGCTGCTTAACTTAGCAGCAAAGGCCAGTTCCTGGAGAGGCGGGAACCCAAGTTCGTACCGCAGCTACGGGCGGCTCTGGAACTTGGGGGGACGCATGCGTTCCCGCCTGCGTGGGAGCGATGTGGTGGGTCAGAGGCTCGTTTCCAGCACAATGCGCACCACCGCCGCCGACGATGCGCGCCCGGCGCGGGTGTTGCTGCCGTCAGCATCGGCATACGCACTGCCGCTGCGCCGGTCGCGGTGCAGCGCATTCGCCACCGACAGGCGCAACTGCGTGGTCGCCCCGGCCTTCCATAGGCCATACAGATCGAGCACGCGTACCGGACCCGTATCGCTGCGCAGGTAGCGGCTCATTTGCGTCGCCCCGCCAAACTGCAGGTTCAGGTTCATCCCCACCGTGTACAGCGCCCCGATGCGCGCATCGAAGCCGATATTGGCCGTGATGCGGGCCTGGTCGCCCAGGCGGTTGTCCGGCCCCGGCACAGCATCCAGGCGCGACCAGTTGCGCGCTGCGTTGGCGCGCAGGTCCATGTCCGGCGCCGCCGGCAGCACGCTGCGCAGCGCGAAGCGGGCGTCGAATTCGAGTCCCGCCACTTTCGCCTTGCCGTTGTTGAAGGGTGTCGAGATCCAGGCGCCATTCTCCTGATACAGGGTTTGCACCGTCACCGCATCGATCCGGCGCGCATAGGCCGACACGCTGGCCACGCCGTTCTTGCCGAAGTACGATTCGTAAGCCGCGTCGACACCCCACGCCAGTTCTGGCTTGAGCGCCGGGTTGCCGCGCACGTCCGGATTGGTCGGCCCGTTGGCGTTGTTGACCGTGTACCGGCGCG
Protein-coding regions in this window:
- a CDS encoding RHS repeat domain-containing protein — its product is MALQTKRTVVNGKTQSETRPDGTVGTYLYDRNGRLQGITYSDGRAITAIYDENGNIQSIVENGTGRKIVFKKKTLIPNEKEIAAAFAIEKGISVLIDRQHSSEADPICEEKSPIPCIVEAPGTRGGGDWPVGGPRRIPTGGGGGGGGGGGGGNDGPPKSYEEWSKNPPKCVTDLCVPAALKQNWICTITMFNPKSLEECYQEATKFYKRCAESCYSGDWKWVDGYGKDKWLKNHSYETYDH
- the queF gene encoding NADPH-dependent 7-cyano-7-deazaguanine reductase QueF (Catalyzes the NADPH-dependent reduction of 7-cyano-7-deazaguanine (preQ0) to 7-aminomethyl-7-deazaguanine (preQ1) in queuosine biosynthesis), translated to MTNTADLSPLGKTSAYQTQYAPDLLFPIPRQGKRDELQLTGTLPFFGVDIWNAYEISWLNMRGKPQVAIATITVPADSPNIVESKSFKLYLNSFNQTRLSSSDALLALLHEDLAGGFGAPVHITLIEPHAFNTVKMGELDGLLLDRLDVEIDQYSPSPALLTAARDEAPVEEKLISHLLKSNCLVTGQPDWASVQIHYVGPQIEQEGLLKYLIGFREHNEFHEQCVERIFTDILRQCAPQKLAVYARYTRRGGLDINPWRSNFSSGRPPNLRTARQ
- a CDS encoding YqaA family protein gives rise to the protein MIESAVLWLLKVVAAPAVGLSSVFVIAFISATLLPLGSEPAVFAVIKANPAMFWPAILVATLGNTLGGALDYFIGYRAKVAFAKERKSRWFAWLARYGAKTMLLSWVPGIGDPLCTLGGWLHLPFWPSIGYMAVGKFARYLTMTTGLLYVPDSFWKGLGETLSNFWHMLF
- the ilvA gene encoding threonine ammonia-lyase, biosynthetic, whose translation is MTIDYLKKILTARVYDVATETPLELAPILSQRMENRIYFKREDMQSVFSFKLRGAYNKMANLAPAQLKRGVICASAGNHAQGVAMSAAKIGCRAVIVMPTTTPSVKVDAVKAFGGANVEVILHGDSYTDAYNFALTLEKEQNLAFVHPFDDPDVIAGQGTVGMEILRQHSGPIHAIFVAIGGGGLIGGVAAYVKQIRPDIKIIGVQSTDSDAMARSLKAGQRVTLPDVGLFADGTAVRLVGEETFRLAQLYVDEIILVDTDAICAAIKDVFQDTRSILEPSGALAVAGAKAYVERSAMSKNPVRGETLVAIACGANMNFDRLRFVAERAELGEAREAVFAVTIPEQRGSFKRFCALIGPRNVTEFNYRVSDAAEAHVFVGVQIASRGESGVLARTFEQNDFKTLDLTHDELAKLHIRHLVGGKSALAHDELLYRFEFPERPGALMRFLDSMAPNWNISLFHYRNQGGDVGRILVGLQVPAEEMEEFRTFLTTLGYRYWDESANPVYKMFLG
- the hprK gene encoding HPr(Ser) kinase/phosphatase, giving the protein MLQTPLTIQRLYDDNRESLQLGWFAGFPGGERLISGDVASAADQVGHLNLIHPGRIQVFGHQELTYYHRLKSGSRSHVIGELIAGGPPALIIAQGLDTPPDILAICDEQNIPLFSTPLPAAQVIDFLRVYLSKKLAQRIIMHGVFMDVLGVGVLITGDSGLGKSELGLELISRSHGLVADDAVEFSRIAPNMIEGRCPALLQNLLEVRGLGLLDIKAIFGETAVRRKMRLKLIVHLVRRSALEEEVERLPFLFPTEDVLGLPIRKVVIPVAAGRNIAVLLEAAVRNTILQLRGIDTLQEFMERQRQAMSSD
- a CDS encoding PTS sugar transporter subunit IIA; translation: MTNLSKILSLENVLLDLEVSSKKRAFEQAGLIFENNCGIARSTVSDNLFARERLGSTGLGHGVAVPHGRIKGSKSLKAPLAAFVRLLEPIPFESPDGQPVNLLFFLLIPDHVTQQHLEILSEIAEMFSDDGFRTALATDPDPKSVHSRIINWQPSLQALG